TGTATGTAATGTAGCTCAAATTGACAATTTTACTCTTGATTTCATTTCACACGAACTATGAACCATCACTTCAGATTTCCATTTTCAATGGAGCCGAAGAGTCTGTATATGTTTGGTTTCGGCTTATCATGGAACAAAGCAAAATGGAACACGTAGTAGTCATGCAATGCAGTTCTCAACACAATTTTCATTAATAGTCAACCGTAAACAGTCTTACAACCCCGTTATTCAAGAGCCCTTGAGTCACTGGTAAAGTTTGTTATCATGGACCCGCTTCGAGTAAAGTTTCACTCATATTACTAACATGATGAACAGAGTATAAGCTCACAGAATGATTTCATGGAAATTACAACATTTACTAAATGTCAGCTGTCCAGAACCCATGTCAAAAGCATATAAGACATTTATTCTACCAGCTGTAGCCACCAGCCCACCACACATGCAGTATGAACATAGCATTGATCCATCAATCAGCTGACTCTCTAGTCTCTAATCTTTGATTAGAACCCTTGATTATACGCATTACCAACTTAATGATGTTAAGCAAATTCAATGCAGTCACATTATCAATGGCCCCCTCGTACGCTTTTTAAGAAAATATCACACAATAGTGAAGTAATTCAAGATTGCATAACTGATTATTTGGAGTACATTTCAAAACAGAAGACAACGAAGACAAATTAGCAATCTTTATTTTAAGCATGGCCTTTGCAGACTATGTGACGGCAACATAAACCAACCAAGTATAACATTGGGAGGATGAGGCCTACGATAAATGGTTTTTCACCGGTTTACAGTTAAAAGTGTCCAGACGATGACTAAATGGCTCTTAGACATGCAATAAGCATGAGTTTCTATGGACATGGAACAAAATCTGgtaaaatatttcaaaatacgAGTAGTAAATAAATAAACCATATATGACGTGACCTCATAAAAAATTATTGTGAGACCGCCTCTTGAAAAATAGTAAACATTTCAGCTTAAAACCCTCACTTTAGGTAAGCTAACAGCATTTAGTACAAGGCCTTGTTTGGATATTGGAATTTGGAGGGGAGAAAAAATAGATCCCTCCATTTCTGTCCTAGAAGGCAAATTATTTTCCCTTTTACAAAGGAAACACTTCGAGGGAAAACCTGCTCCCTCCATTCCCCCaacccttcccttctctccctttcccttccctctttcccctcccctccctttccatCCATTTTTTTGTATCCAAACAATGGGTAAATCTTGGTTTCCGCAAGGAATGAGGAAACATGATACTATAAATGTCTGATGCGATTTCTAAAGTAAAGAACCAAAGTTATTATGTCTTCCTAACTTTTGAAATGTGAGCAtttagaatagagcatgcatacTCAGATATTCAAAAAGCATTATTATGGAGGCATTTAATTGTTCACCATAAGTAGTTTGCAGTCTGAAAGATGCTGACCTGATACATAAGCCACTGGCCGCTGCAAGGTTTCACGTTTATTGCCAATAGAACTTGTGAAATTCACATGTACATACAGATTAATCTTACTGTATCGTTTACAATGCACCTCCTGGTAGCATCATGTAATAATATGGGTTAAAAGCATATTCTACATCAGCAATCTTCTGTCGAAGTTTTACCCAAAAACTGTGCTCCCTACAATTTTTCCAGTACATACAAGACACTAGGTACACATAACTATGCAACCTCCTTCTTTCTTAATTCAACTTGTTATCTATACCCAGCTACAACCAGCATCTTTCTTCATCCCTTGCTCTTTCATCAGAATCGTCAAGGCCTCAGTCTCATCCCACATGCCAAGCTTAGCATATGTGTTTGACAGTAGAGCCATAACTCCTGCATTTTGAGGATCCAATTCAAGCGCCTTCTTAACAACCATCTTAGCCAATGAAATATTGCCTCGCTCTTTGCAGGCATtaagcaatgctccccataatGAGACACATGTGTCATGCCCTTTGCACGGCATCGCACTGACAACTTCCAATGCTCTCTCCAACTCACCAGCCCTAGAAAGCAAATCAACTAAACAACTATAGTGCTCTTGTCCAGGTTCAAGGTTGAAGTCATTTTTCATGGATTTAAAATACGAGAGACCAAGGTCAACTTGACCAGTGTGAGCACAAGCTGATATCACAGTAACAAAGGCTACCTTGTCAGGCCTCACACCTTCCCTTAACATGTCATGATAGAGCCTAATCACTTCTGGATAATTCCCATTTCTGCCATATAACCCTAGCATTGAGGTCCACAAAACAACATCCCTCTTTTGTTTTAAACCAAATTCAAGTCCAGATAAATTAAAAACTTGCAGAGCTTTAACTATGGAGCCACACCTACCATACATTTCGATCAATGAGCTCAGGAGGACTATATCAGTTTCTAAGCCAGAGGTTGTGCGGAGCACATAGCCATGGACCTGTTTACCTAAGCTAGTTGCATAGAGCCCGGCACAGGCACATAAAGCTGCTGTTAGAGTGAAGTAATCATAGTTCAGACTGAGCTGAGGCATCTGTCTAATCATTTCAATTCCTCTGGCCCACAACTTGGCTTCACTATAGCCAGCTAGAAGTGCATTGACGCAAAATGAGTTCTTCATCGGAATTTCAATAAATGCCTTCTCAGCATCATTAATAAATAGTGACCTAGAATAAAGACCTACAACAGCGCTCCCTAAGAATACACTAGATGACCAACCTGACTTCCCTAAATGGGCATGGACTTGCTTACCAAAACTTACTGCTTTAACACTTGACGCAGCAGTTAAAGAACTACATAGTGCATAAGTATCCAATGGAATGCCATGAGTGTGCATTAAAGAACACGTCTTAATTGCCGAAACAGGGAGCCCATTTTGACAAAAATCAGCTAGTAACATGTTAAAGGGTAATGGATTACAAAAATTCATGGAAGAGAAGAAGCTCGTAAGGATTTGGTTGCTTTTATGAGACTGTATAGAAGTGCATGAGAAAATAAGTTTGGTGAAGATgctaaatgaactaaaaaatgacCCCCTTCGAAGCAAGTGTCCATGAAGTTTTTTCACCTCTTTGAGATTTTTCGTTGAAGTAAAATGGTTGAGTGAGCGAATGACAAACCCTTCATCGCTGCAATACATTCCGCCTTTCCACTTAATTTGCCTTTATTCACAACCTATTGATGCACAAAACCAGTAATCAATGGCTTTTATAAGCTAATGTACTTGCTTCCGTCCACCATTGTTTATCTACTTCACCAAACAATTTGCATATCTTAGAAGCTGCAACTCCAAAAATAACTGCAACCAAAGATGGAGATCAGAAAACCGCATAAGTGCATAAAAATCAGTAGCCAGCCGGCCTACCAAGTATGTCGTGATGCTAGTGCATGAGCTACGACTTGGGCTCAAATTTCCCGAGCCTATGGTGGTGACTTGCAAGTTGCAACGAAACTACAGCTCGGGTAGCACACGACAACACAAGCTCAGTTGTGTAAAAGCATCACCTGATGACAAAGGGGTAGCTAGCAAGCTTACACCGAGTGATGGAAAATGTACACAATATTATAAAGTTCAAATCTGTATTTTCCTTCTAAGTTACTACGGAGTACTACGTATAAAACAATCGGGTTCAACTAATCCATCCTGACCTAAAATCATCGATCAGTATTTTAAACTTTTAAGTTTTAACCCTTAAACTTAAATACTAGCTCCGCCACTAATAACAACCAATAGTGAAGACAATCAATCATTAGCCGGGCAAAAAAAGTTGGTCCGCTAATAACAACCAATAGTGAAATTTCACAGAGGCATATAATCAAACAGATGGTATGCATGCTTAAAAGGCAATGTCACAATGTAACACCGTCTACAAAACAACAATTCAAATCAAATGAGTAT
The Silene latifolia isolate original U9 population chromosome 11, ASM4854445v1, whole genome shotgun sequence genome window above contains:
- the LOC141611568 gene encoding putative pentatricopeptide repeat-containing protein At1g03510, with the translated sequence MYCSDEGFVIRSLNHFTSTKNLKEVKKLHGHLLRRGSFFSSFSIFTKLIFSCTSIQSHKSNQILTSFFSSMNFCNPLPFNMLLADFCQNGLPVSAIKTCSLMHTHGIPLDTYALCSSLTAASSVKAVSFGKQVHAHLGKSGWSSSVFLGSAVVGLYSRSLFINDAEKAFIEIPMKNSFCVNALLAGYSEAKLWARGIEMIRQMPQLSLNYDYFTLTAALCACAGLYATSLGKQVHGYVLRTTSGLETDIVLLSSLIEMYGRCGSIVKALQVFNLSGLEFGLKQKRDVVLWTSMLGLYGRNGNYPEVIRLYHDMLREGVRPDKVAFVTVISACAHTGQVDLGLSYFKSMKNDFNLEPGQEHYSCLVDLLSRAGELERALEVVSAMPCKGHDTCVSLWGALLNACKERGNISLAKMVVKKALELDPQNAGVMALLSNTYAKLGMWDETEALTILMKEQGMKKDAGCSWV